One genomic segment of Paraburkholderia phymatum STM815 includes these proteins:
- a CDS encoding HU family DNA-binding protein has protein sequence MATSAKKVAKKAATVPTKKVAAKKAAAPAKKVTAKKVAVKASGVASPIKDTFTKASLAAHVAERAGVEPKSAKAVLAALEDTILGSVHKKGAGEFTLSGLLKIVVQAVPAKKKRFGKDPFTGQERWFPAKPASVRIKARALKKLKDAAAA, from the coding sequence ATGGCGACTTCCGCAAAAAAGGTAGCCAAGAAGGCTGCTACGGTACCGACCAAGAAGGTTGCTGCAAAGAAAGCTGCTGCTCCCGCAAAGAAAGTCACGGCTAAGAAGGTCGCCGTGAAGGCGTCCGGCGTTGCCTCGCCGATCAAGGACACCTTCACGAAGGCCTCGCTGGCTGCACACGTTGCGGAGCGCGCTGGCGTCGAGCCGAAGTCGGCGAAGGCAGTTCTGGCTGCACTCGAAGACACGATCCTCGGTTCGGTTCACAAGAAGGGCGCAGGCGAGTTCACGCTGTCGGGTCTTCTGAAGATCGTTGTTCAAGCTGTTCCGGCGAAGAAGAAGCGCTTCGGCAAGGACCCGTTCACGGGCCAGGAGCGCTGGTTCCCGGCGAAGCCGGCAAGCGTGCGTATCAAGGCACGTGCGCTGAAGAAGTTGAAG
- the pdxR gene encoding MocR-like pyridoxine biosynthesis transcription factor PdxR, producing the protein MEIHIAVEGRHDLAGQIYRQLRAGIIEGRLAGGTQLPSTRDLAVQLGVSRKTTLDVFERLLAEGFLRARAGSGTFVAEELQRLPAERGAHARTPRDAHAAPPSARRAQPIWQTVPDVLGRQPVHATPFDFIGGVTEKTKFPFDIWRRCVNHALRIQSRGRGTYRDAAGEQELRLAISRYLAFNRAIASNWEDVIVTQGAQHALDLIARVTLRPGDIAVIEDPGYPPARACLTAVGAKIAAVPVDDEGLIVSKLPRRARLVYVTPSHQFPLGMPMSLARRVELLEWAQVSGAVIIEDDYDCEYRFEGRPMEPLKSLDRADLVAYVGTFSKTIFPELRVGYMVPPASLFDTLRKARQIGDWHGCTLTQTALSRFMLNGEFAKHLKRMHKLYAARRACLLEHLQGDLARWFEPIVPTAGIHMAARLRAPLMEADVIEAARAESIALHGLAPFYVRANPQPGLLFGYGGIEAEQIDAALTKLAKLLPRIESRT; encoded by the coding sequence ATGGAAATCCACATCGCCGTAGAAGGCCGCCATGACCTGGCGGGACAAATCTACAGGCAACTGCGTGCAGGCATCATCGAAGGGCGGCTGGCAGGCGGCACGCAGCTGCCATCCACTCGCGATCTCGCGGTCCAGCTCGGCGTGTCCCGCAAAACCACTCTCGATGTCTTCGAACGTCTGCTCGCCGAAGGTTTCCTGCGTGCGCGGGCAGGTTCCGGCACCTTCGTCGCGGAAGAATTGCAGCGATTGCCCGCAGAGCGCGGGGCGCACGCTCGCACGCCCCGCGACGCACACGCGGCCCCCCCGTCCGCCAGGCGCGCGCAGCCCATCTGGCAGACCGTCCCCGACGTGCTCGGGCGGCAGCCTGTGCACGCGACGCCGTTCGACTTCATCGGCGGCGTCACCGAGAAGACAAAATTCCCCTTCGATATCTGGCGCCGCTGCGTGAATCACGCACTTCGCATTCAGTCGCGCGGCCGCGGCACGTATCGAGATGCCGCCGGCGAACAGGAACTGCGGCTCGCGATCTCGCGTTATCTCGCGTTCAATCGCGCCATTGCGAGCAACTGGGAAGATGTCATCGTGACGCAGGGCGCGCAGCATGCGCTCGATCTGATCGCACGCGTGACGCTGCGTCCCGGCGATATCGCCGTCATCGAGGATCCGGGCTATCCGCCTGCGCGTGCATGTCTGACGGCTGTGGGCGCGAAGATCGCAGCCGTGCCGGTCGATGACGAAGGTTTGATCGTGAGCAAGCTGCCCAGGCGAGCCCGACTCGTCTATGTAACGCCGTCCCACCAGTTTCCGCTCGGCATGCCGATGAGCCTCGCGCGACGCGTCGAGCTGCTCGAATGGGCTCAGGTGAGCGGTGCCGTCATCATCGAAGATGACTACGACTGCGAATACCGCTTCGAAGGACGGCCGATGGAGCCGCTCAAAAGCCTGGACCGCGCGGATCTGGTCGCATACGTGGGAACGTTCTCGAAGACTATCTTTCCGGAACTTCGCGTTGGCTACATGGTGCCGCCTGCGTCGCTGTTCGACACGCTGCGCAAGGCGAGACAGATCGGCGACTGGCACGGCTGCACGCTGACGCAGACGGCGCTGTCCCGTTTCATGCTGAACGGCGAATTCGCCAAGCACCTGAAGCGGATGCACAAGCTCTACGCCGCGCGCCGCGCATGTCTGCTCGAGCACCTGCAGGGCGATCTCGCACGCTGGTTCGAACCGATCGTGCCGACGGCGGGCATCCATATGGCCGCTCGCCTCAGGGCGCCCCTCATGGAAGCGGACGTCATCGAAGCCGCACGCGCGGAATCGATCGCATTGCATGGGCTCGCACCTTTCTACGTGCGTGCAAACCCGCAGCCGGGGCTCTTGTTCGGTTATGGCGGCATCGAGGCCGAGCAGATCGATGCTGCACTGACGAAGCTCGCGAAGCTGCTGCCGCGTATCGAATCAAGGACTTGA